A single region of the Pontimicrobium sp. SW4 genome encodes:
- a CDS encoding rRNA adenine N-6-methyltransferase family protein, producing MKLFVKEVVNSIKHIGAIAPSSRYLANNIIKHIDFKENQVILEFGCGNGAITKQILKKMPSNSRLISLEINDPFLKHCENKFKVYDNFEIYNHSAIDFDLLLQKLEIEKVDYLVSSLPLAILPKVDLDILFKKIPQYLINDGSFLQYQYSLNKYKFLKSVFDNVKLGFTPINLPPAFIYRCT from the coding sequence ATGAAATTATTTGTCAAGGAGGTTGTTAATTCAATTAAGCATATTGGTGCTATTGCGCCAAGTTCTAGATATTTAGCAAATAATATTATTAAGCATATAGATTTTAAAGAGAATCAAGTCATCTTGGAATTTGGATGCGGAAATGGTGCTATCACCAAGCAAATATTAAAGAAAATGCCTTCAAATTCTCGATTAATTTCATTAGAAATTAACGATCCATTCTTAAAACATTGCGAAAATAAGTTTAAGGTGTATGACAATTTCGAAATTTATAATCATTCAGCAATCGATTTTGATTTGCTTTTACAAAAATTAGAGATAGAAAAGGTAGATTATCTAGTTTCTAGTTTACCACTTGCTATTTTACCAAAGGTAGATTTGGATATTTTATTTAAGAAAATACCTCAGTACCTAATTAATGACGGTAGTTTTTTACAATACCAGTACAGTTTAAATAAATATAAGTTTTTAAAATCGGTTTTTGATAACGTAAAGTTAGGTTTTACACCTATAAACTTACCTCCTGCATTTATTTATAGGTGCACTTAA
- a CDS encoding carbon-nitrogen hydrolase family protein has product MKIKVAVVQDAPVFFDKKKTIEKVETITKQYANNGCELIVFPESFIPGYPRGFSFGATIGSRTDEGRQHYTDYYNNSFDLESDDLIRLENLSKKQNIYIVIGVTEKQNTNGSLYCSMLYLSPTKGLLGVHRKIKPTGTERLVWAEAGAESLVTFDTKIGKLGGLICWENYMPLARMSMYVKGVEIYIAPTADSREQWTATMQQIALEGRCFVLGCNQYMTTSMYPDKYKNEISNQSEKFCSGGSIIVSPLGKIINGPLFDKAGVLVSELDLEDIKRSKLDFDVIGHYARNDIFEFNVKGQPDIKKE; this is encoded by the coding sequence ATGAAAATTAAAGTAGCCGTTGTTCAAGATGCTCCAGTATTTTTTGATAAGAAAAAAACAATTGAAAAGGTAGAAACCATTACCAAGCAATATGCTAATAATGGTTGCGAATTAATTGTGTTTCCAGAATCATTTATTCCAGGATATCCTCGTGGGTTTTCGTTTGGCGCAACCATTGGTAGCAGAACAGATGAAGGTAGACAACATTATACAGACTACTACAACAATAGTTTTGATTTAGAGAGCGACGATTTAATCCGTTTAGAAAACTTATCAAAAAAACAAAATATTTATATTGTTATTGGAGTAACCGAAAAGCAAAATACCAATGGTAGTTTGTATTGTTCAATGCTATACCTCTCACCTACTAAAGGATTACTTGGTGTGCATCGAAAAATTAAACCCACAGGAACCGAACGTCTAGTTTGGGCTGAAGCAGGAGCGGAATCTTTAGTTACTTTTGATACTAAAATTGGTAAACTTGGAGGACTCATTTGTTGGGAAAACTACATGCCTTTAGCAAGAATGAGTATGTATGTAAAAGGTGTAGAAATTTACATTGCACCAACAGCTGATTCGCGTGAGCAATGGACAGCAACCATGCAACAAATAGCCTTAGAAGGTCGCTGTTTTGTTTTGGGCTGCAATCAGTATATGACCACCTCGATGTATCCTGACAAATACAAAAACGAAATTTCCAATCAGTCAGAAAAATTTTGTTCAGGAGGGAGCATAATTGTATCACCATTAGGGAAAATTATAAATGGACCTTTATTTGATAAAGCTGGTGTTTTAGTTTCTGAATTAGATTTAGAAGACATTAAACGTAGTAAGTTAGATTTTGATGTTATTGGCCACTATGCACGTAACGATATTTTTGAGTTTAATGTAAAAGGGCAACCTGATATTAAAAAGGAATAA
- a CDS encoding energy transducer TonB yields MQVKKNPNVDVNRNSSLYFAIGLCLMLLVTKGLLNYKTYDKQDIALEALQMGELEVEDDIPIVDINIPPPPPPPPASPEIIRIVEDVVEVEETIIESTETSIDEAIEERVEVDEVEVDELEEEVSVPFAVVEKVPIWPGCTGSDNTVLKKCFQDKMNAHVIKNFKYPQQAIDLNIRGKVFVMFTIDSNGYVTNIKVRGPDKTLEGEASRIIGLVPKMEPGKQRGKPVNIPYSLPINFVLEN; encoded by the coding sequence ATGCAAGTAAAGAAAAATCCTAACGTGGATGTAAACAGAAATAGCAGCTTATATTTTGCTATAGGTCTTTGTTTGATGTTATTGGTTACCAAAGGACTACTTAATTATAAAACCTACGATAAACAAGATATTGCTCTAGAAGCTCTTCAAATGGGAGAGTTAGAAGTGGAAGATGATATTCCAATAGTGGATATTAATATCCCTCCACCACCTCCACCACCTCCAGCTTCACCTGAGATAATAAGAATTGTTGAAGATGTTGTTGAGGTTGAAGAAACTATTATAGAAAGCACAGAAACAAGTATAGACGAGGCAATTGAAGAACGAGTTGAGGTAGATGAGGTAGAAGTTGATGAATTAGAAGAAGAAGTTAGTGTACCTTTTGCTGTTGTTGAAAAAGTGCCAATTTGGCCAGGGTGTACTGGAAGTGATAATACAGTATTAAAAAAGTGTTTTCAAGACAAAATGAATGCACATGTCATTAAAAATTTTAAATATCCACAACAAGCAATTGATTTGAATATTCGAGGAAAGGTGTTTGTTATGTTTACTATTGATTCTAATGGGTATGTTACTAATATTAAAGTACGAGGACCAGATAAAACTCTTGAGGGGGAAGCTTCTAGAATAATCGGGCTAGTTCCAAAAATGGAACCTGGTAAACAGCGAGGAAAGCCAGTAAATATTCCTTATAGTCTACCTATTAACTTTGTATTAGAAAACTAA
- a CDS encoding RNA polymerase sigma factor: MKDKELINKCKANNYAAQMQVYNSYKRMLYNASWRIFKNKQDAEDAVQDAFIKGFQKIHQLKDDANLGAWLKRIIINRSLDVIRKRTQIWVDDVIIEDTEVEEPFSEDDSISIDFIKNCIDGLAEKYRIILILYLIEDYTHREISEQLNLKESTVRNQYRRGKTQLLKLIETRKTHEFKTIHTE, encoded by the coding sequence TTGAAAGATAAAGAATTAATTAATAAATGTAAAGCAAATAACTATGCTGCTCAAATGCAAGTATACAATTCGTATAAGCGAATGTTATACAATGCTAGTTGGAGGATTTTTAAAAATAAACAAGACGCTGAGGATGCTGTTCAAGATGCTTTTATAAAAGGATTTCAAAAAATACATCAATTAAAAGACGATGCTAATTTGGGAGCTTGGTTAAAACGTATAATTATTAATCGTTCTTTAGATGTCATTAGAAAACGAACTCAAATTTGGGTTGATGATGTAATTATTGAAGATACAGAAGTTGAAGAGCCTTTTTCTGAAGATGATAGTATTTCTATAGACTTTATAAAAAATTGTATAGATGGCTTGGCTGAAAAATATCGTATAATCCTCATATTATATCTCATTGAAGATTATACACATAGAGAGATAAGTGAGCAACTCAACTTAAAAGAGAGTACGGTAAGAAACCAATATAGAAGAGGAAAAACTCAATTATTAAAATTGATTGAAACACGCAAAACACATGAGTTTAAAACAATACATACAGAATAA
- a CDS encoding peptidylprolyl isomerase, whose product MKTYIKYITSCFLLAFLLSCDKEIEEGVMKSDLSKDVEMITDLGTIILRLSDDTPIHRNNFIKLVNEKYYDSIAFHRVIKDFVIQAGNPTSKPSKTYNGGGDTELNYTIEAEIKPNLFHKRGALAAARSGGISNPDLLSSGLQFYIVQRGTYNDSTLNIQEKRVNEQIAYKTIINSPKIRSKIDEYTKFSKELRQKEKKNLTKEDTLKIEALRDKINLYNIDSLVDIEVQKMKKYVYPEAHREVYKTIGGTPHLDQNYTVFGEVIEGMSIVDSIAKVQTNNGGKPINDIRIITARMIKRQ is encoded by the coding sequence ATGAAAACTTATATAAAATATATTACTAGTTGTTTTCTTTTAGCATTCCTTTTAAGTTGTGATAAAGAGATTGAAGAAGGTGTCATGAAAAGTGACTTATCAAAAGATGTTGAAATGATTACAGACTTAGGCACTATCATTTTACGTTTATCAGACGATACACCGATACATCGAAACAATTTTATTAAACTGGTTAATGAAAAATACTATGATAGTATTGCTTTTCATCGTGTTATAAAGGACTTTGTTATTCAAGCAGGAAACCCAACAAGTAAGCCATCAAAAACATATAATGGTGGTGGTGACACTGAATTGAATTATACTATTGAAGCAGAAATAAAGCCAAATTTATTTCATAAGCGTGGAGCATTAGCTGCTGCAAGGTCTGGAGGCATATCTAACCCTGATCTTTTATCAAGTGGATTACAGTTTTATATTGTACAAAGAGGTACTTATAATGATAGTACTTTAAATATTCAAGAAAAAAGAGTCAATGAACAAATAGCCTATAAAACTATAATTAATAGCCCAAAAATAAGGTCTAAAATAGATGAATACACAAAATTCAGTAAAGAATTAAGACAAAAAGAAAAAAAAAATCTTACTAAGGAAGACACCCTAAAAATAGAAGCTTTAAGGGATAAAATTAATTTGTATAATATTGACTCATTAGTTGATATTGAAGTTCAAAAAATGAAGAAGTACGTATATCCAGAAGCTCATAGAGAAGTATATAAAACTATAGGCGGAACACCACATTTAGATCAAAATTACACAGTTTTTGGTGAGGTTATAGAAGGCATGAGCATAGTAGATAGTATTGCTAAAGTGCAAACTAATAATGGCGGAAAACCCATAAATGATATTCGCATTATTACTGCACGAATGATTAAACGTCAATAG
- a CDS encoding DUF2141 domain-containing protein: MSTLVKIIIALLMSQTLLYAQDNTNQSITVKITNIDGNSGKVFVALYDSEITFLEKKYKSTTSTIKNSSCEVVFENVPNGVYAISLFHDKNGNNKMDSNFLGIPKEDYGCSNNARGFMGPPKWENTKFEIKNNSVTQTIKL; the protein is encoded by the coding sequence ATGAGCACATTAGTTAAAATTATTATTGCCCTTTTAATGAGCCAAACTTTATTGTATGCACAAGACAATACAAATCAAAGCATAACTGTAAAAATTACTAACATTGATGGTAATTCAGGAAAAGTATTTGTAGCGCTTTATGATTCTGAAATAACGTTTTTAGAAAAAAAATATAAATCTACTACTAGTACTATAAAAAATAGTAGTTGTGAAGTTGTCTTTGAAAATGTCCCTAATGGAGTCTATGCCATTTCTTTATTTCATGATAAGAATGGTAATAATAAAATGGATAGCAATTTTTTAGGTATTCCAAAAGAAGACTATGGATGCTCAAATAATGCAAGAGGATTTATGGGGCCACCAAAGTGGGAAAATACCAAATTTGAAATTAAAAATAATTCAGTAACACAAACTATAAAACTATAA
- a CDS encoding serine hydrolase — translation MKKLFLFVFSICIIASSFSQTDKRLKKIDDDLNKILEATHAAGFAVAVVEKDRIIYAKGFGYRDVENKIPADANTLFAIGSSTKAFTSAILGQLREDDKLSFNDNPRKHIPELEFFNDDMNNNIIIKDLMSHRTGLPRHDYSWYLFPTFDRDSLIQRIKHQEPFTGIRQQWYYNNFMFLAQGVIAEKITGKSWEDNIRERFLKPLGMSRTNVTIDEMKTASNAAYGYETKKDNSNSKMDYYDIAAMSPAGSINSSVNDMSRWLVTWINKGKFNGKEIITEGYINEAMSSQMVINANLPAEKPGLHMSNYGYGWMMSSYKGHYRVEHGGNIDGFSANVAFYPSDSLGIVVLANQNGSRVPSLVRNTIADRMLKVNKTDWIQDFVDAVEKAKKTEAETKDKVTSTRVENTKPSHIKQDYTGTYSHPGYGEFNVNVERDSLFASFKLMKMWLKHEHYDVFEPFQVEETGIDTTDSGPLRFKFTMNTSGDISGMEAKIEPTLPDPISFERTPNIVEIGEATLEKYIGKYELQPGFVIEITIKDGKIFAQATGQGKNQIFAKKEDHFFFKVIEAELIFSKGEDGKINMLTLHQNGAKVPAKKIE, via the coding sequence ATGAAAAAGTTATTCCTTTTTGTATTTAGCATTTGTATTATTGCTTCATCTTTTAGCCAAACAGATAAACGCTTAAAAAAAATTGATGATGATCTTAATAAAATTCTTGAAGCAACACATGCAGCAGGTTTTGCTGTTGCTGTAGTTGAAAAAGATAGAATTATTTATGCAAAAGGATTTGGTTATAGAGATGTAGAAAACAAAATTCCAGCAGATGCTAATACGCTATTTGCAATTGGATCGAGTACGAAAGCTTTTACGTCGGCTATTTTAGGGCAATTGAGAGAAGATGATAAACTATCCTTTAATGATAATCCAAGAAAACATATTCCTGAATTAGAGTTTTTTAATGATGACATGAATAATAATATCATTATTAAAGATTTGATGAGTCATCGTACTGGGCTTCCTCGTCACGATTATTCATGGTACTTATTTCCAACATTTGATAGAGATAGCTTAATACAACGTATAAAACATCAAGAACCTTTTACAGGAATTAGACAACAATGGTATTATAATAATTTTATGTTTTTAGCGCAAGGTGTTATTGCCGAAAAAATTACTGGTAAAAGTTGGGAAGACAATATTAGAGAGCGATTTCTAAAACCATTAGGAATGTCAAGAACTAATGTTACTATTGACGAAATGAAAACCGCCAGTAATGCTGCTTATGGGTATGAAACCAAAAAAGACAATTCTAATTCCAAAATGGATTACTATGATATCGCTGCCATGTCTCCAGCTGGAAGCATTAACAGTAGTGTAAATGATATGTCTAGGTGGCTTGTAACTTGGATTAATAAAGGAAAATTTAATGGTAAAGAAATAATTACTGAAGGTTATATTAACGAGGCCATGAGTTCTCAAATGGTGATTAATGCAAATTTACCTGCCGAAAAACCAGGCTTACACATGTCAAATTACGGCTACGGGTGGATGATGTCTTCCTATAAAGGGCATTATCGTGTGGAACATGGTGGAAATATTGATGGTTTTTCAGCCAATGTAGCATTCTATCCTAGTGATAGTTTGGGTATTGTCGTATTGGCCAATCAAAATGGATCTCGGGTACCAAGTTTAGTAAGAAATACTATCGCAGATCGTATGCTAAAAGTTAATAAAACAGATTGGATTCAAGATTTTGTTGATGCTGTAGAAAAAGCAAAAAAGACAGAAGCTGAAACCAAAGATAAAGTAACATCTACTCGAGTAGAGAATACTAAACCATCTCATATTAAACAAGATTACACTGGTACATATTCTCATCCTGGTTATGGTGAATTCAATGTGAATGTTGAACGTGATTCATTGTTTGCAAGTTTTAAACTAATGAAAATGTGGCTAAAGCATGAACATTATGATGTATTTGAGCCTTTTCAAGTAGAAGAAACTGGTATTGACACAACAGACTCTGGTCCATTACGATTTAAGTTTACAATGAATACAAGTGGAGACATCTCAGGTATGGAAGCTAAAATAGAACCAACTCTACCTGATCCAATTTCTTTTGAGCGCACTCCAAACATCGTGGAGATTGGTGAGGCTACCTTAGAAAAATATATTGGCAAATATGAGTTGCAACCTGGGTTTGTTATTGAAATAACGATAAAAGATGGAAAGATCTTTGCTCAAGCAACAGGTCAAGGTAAAAATCAAATTTTTGCTAAAAAAGAAGATCACTTCTTTTTTAAGGTTATAGAAGCAGAGCTTATATTCTCTAAAGGAGAAGATGGAAAAATTAATATGCTAACCTTACATCAAAATGGAGCCAAAGTTCCTGCAAAAAAAATAGAGTAA
- a CDS encoding AhpC/TSA family protein — MKKIILGIIILMSISCNEKSVVEFSLKGTTNEIEDGTVVYLENHLTKELIDSVSIQNNSFNFKTKLAETPLQVILRTKDFSEYRFIWLENSPMIFDARKSEFRHANITGSKSENLSQALDRETDTLPRKEKLIKEMAFVENNPNSIVSANLLSVYSTTWGKEKTKELFDQFSKKNKNSEYGNRIANYIELNKEPKIGDEFLDFEMMDNNDNPKKLSEVKGKTILLEFWSSWCGPCRIENPNLVKTYEKFNPKGFEIFAVSLDVNKESWIKAIEQDNLNWRHVSDLKGQQNKASLIYGINGIPDNFLITENGIIIGRNLRGEKLNEILNDLLE, encoded by the coding sequence ATGAAAAAAATAATCCTTGGAATAATTATACTGATGTCTATTTCTTGCAATGAAAAATCTGTGGTAGAATTTTCATTAAAGGGAACCACAAATGAGATTGAAGATGGAACAGTAGTCTATTTAGAAAACCATTTAACAAAAGAATTAATTGACTCTGTAAGTATTCAAAACAATTCTTTCAATTTTAAAACAAAACTAGCAGAGACCCCTTTACAAGTAATTTTAAGAACTAAAGATTTCTCAGAATATCGATTTATATGGCTGGAAAATAGCCCTATGATTTTTGACGCTCGTAAATCGGAATTTAGACATGCAAATATTACAGGGTCAAAATCTGAAAACCTAAGTCAAGCTTTAGATAGAGAGACTGACACACTACCTAGAAAAGAAAAGCTAATAAAAGAAATGGCTTTTGTCGAAAACAATCCAAATAGTATTGTAAGCGCCAATCTTCTCTCAGTTTATTCCACTACATGGGGAAAAGAGAAAACAAAAGAGTTATTTGATCAGTTTTCTAAGAAAAACAAGAATTCAGAATATGGAAATAGAATAGCAAACTATATTGAGTTAAATAAAGAACCAAAAATAGGAGATGAGTTTTTAGATTTTGAAATGATGGACAATAATGATAATCCAAAAAAGCTTTCTGAGGTTAAAGGAAAAACTATTCTTCTCGAGTTTTGGTCCTCTTGGTGTGGCCCATGTCGTATAGAAAACCCTAATCTCGTAAAAACATACGAGAAATTTAATCCAAAAGGATTCGAAATATTTGCAGTCTCTTTGGACGTAAACAAAGAGAGCTGGATAAAGGCCATCGAACAAGACAATTTAAATTGGAGACATGTAAGCGATTTAAAAGGGCAACAAAACAAAGCATCATTAATCTATGGAATTAATGGAATTCCAGACAACTTTCTTATTACCGAAAATGGGATAATAATTGGACGAAATTTAAGAGGAGAAAAGCTAAATGAAATATTAAATGACCTACTAGAGTAA
- a CDS encoding DUF1684 domain-containing protein — translation MRFFLILVLAIVFTACKNEDSRFIIDQNYRSEIDAFFDAKMQERQGDYLQLVALYKLDLGKNTFGKGSDNHLVFNIDTLPETIGTILMQEDSLSFIAKEGVVIKTKNDSIITKTPLTLNQYGSSIQLFHNQLYWQIITRSKQHYLRVWDSKNPTIESFNGFEKFDLNNNFILEGEFGYYDKEKSEVVKAKVDGKRSINFIGFASFIYEGENYMLEVGADGFTMVGDITNGDSTYGGGRYFYLDLPKQNGLVKIDFNKLYNPPCAFSEFTTCLYPPRQNQLPFKVLAGETLKQL, via the coding sequence ATGAGATTTTTTCTAATTCTAGTTTTAGCAATAGTTTTTACAGCATGTAAAAATGAAGACAGCAGATTTATAATAGATCAAAATTATCGTTCAGAAATCGATGCTTTTTTCGATGCAAAAATGCAAGAACGACAAGGCGATTATTTACAATTAGTAGCATTGTACAAACTAGACTTGGGGAAAAATACCTTTGGTAAAGGTAGTGACAACCATTTAGTTTTTAATATTGATACCTTACCAGAAACTATTGGAACTATATTAATGCAAGAAGATTCGTTAAGTTTTATTGCTAAAGAAGGAGTTGTTATAAAAACAAAAAATGATTCTATTATAACAAAAACGCCTTTAACACTAAACCAATATGGAAGTTCTATACAATTATTTCACAACCAATTATATTGGCAAATCATTACAAGATCCAAACAACATTACTTAAGAGTATGGGATTCAAAAAATCCTACAATTGAATCATTTAATGGATTCGAAAAATTCGACTTAAATAACAACTTTATTCTTGAAGGTGAGTTTGGCTATTACGACAAAGAAAAATCTGAAGTTGTTAAAGCAAAAGTAGATGGAAAACGAAGCATTAATTTTATTGGCTTCGCTAGTTTTATTTATGAAGGTGAAAACTATATGCTTGAAGTTGGCGCAGACGGTTTTACAATGGTTGGCGATATAACAAATGGTGATTCTACTTATGGTGGTGGTAGATATTTCTATCTTGATTTACCAAAGCAAAACGGATTAGTAAAAATTGACTTTAACAAACTTTACAATCCGCCTTGTGCTTTTAGTGAGTTTACAACTTGTCTATACCCTCCTAGGCAAAACCAATTGCCTTTTAAAGTTTTAGCAGGAGAAACTTTAAAACAACTTTAG
- a CDS encoding M28 family peptidase — protein sequence MKYIFSLFVFVCLSLTLTAQNTTDTEKNIADVIKKHGIENSQVMDIASYITDVLGQRLTGSTGLKNANEWAKNKLTKMGMQNSHLEQWESFGRGWDMTHFEMHAEAPTYWPIIAYPKAWSSPSKGSGEVIYLNATTLGDLDKYKGKLSGKFVMIQDMREVKEAFEATAKRHDSESLLNLANATAPVPRQGGRRFGGNASAAELRVATWKLLESEKPLAILDRSSKGDLGTVFVSGARTAEGSARDNDKYVVPQITVAIEHYNRIFRMLEKGIPVKLSIDSQSKYTNPDGNENNVIAEIPGTDLKDEVVMFGAHYDSWHAGTGATDNGAGSAVMMEAARILIETIKETGIKPRRTLRIALWTGEEQGLHGSRNYVAQNFANTGESSRSIVSLKQAQKKVSGYFNMDNGTGKLRGVYLQGNQAVSPIFREWLKPFHDMGASTLSLSNTGGTDHLAFDAVGIPGFQFIQEPISYSTKTHHSNMDNFDHLVADDLKQAATIIAYFIWQTSQRDKKLPRKEANLKYN from the coding sequence ATGAAATACATTTTTTCACTATTCGTATTTGTATGTTTATCACTTACGTTAACAGCCCAAAATACTACCGATACTGAGAAAAATATAGCAGATGTTATTAAAAAACATGGCATAGAAAATAGCCAAGTTATGGATATTGCTAGCTATATTACTGATGTTCTTGGGCAACGCCTTACCGGTTCTACTGGATTAAAAAATGCTAATGAATGGGCAAAAAACAAGCTAACAAAAATGGGAATGCAAAATTCTCATCTTGAACAGTGGGAATCATTTGGTCGCGGTTGGGATATGACACATTTTGAAATGCATGCCGAAGCACCAACCTATTGGCCAATAATAGCGTACCCAAAAGCATGGTCATCTCCATCCAAAGGATCAGGAGAAGTCATTTATTTAAATGCGACAACACTTGGTGATCTCGATAAGTATAAAGGTAAATTATCAGGAAAGTTTGTAATGATTCAAGATATGCGTGAAGTTAAAGAAGCTTTTGAAGCAACTGCTAAACGACATGATTCTGAGAGCTTGCTCAACTTAGCAAATGCGACAGCACCAGTTCCGAGGCAAGGAGGAAGAAGATTTGGAGGTAATGCTTCAGCTGCTGAACTTCGAGTTGCTACTTGGAAACTTTTAGAAAGCGAAAAACCTCTAGCAATATTAGATAGAAGTAGCAAAGGAGACTTAGGAACTGTATTTGTATCGGGTGCAAGAACTGCAGAAGGTAGTGCTCGCGACAATGATAAATATGTAGTACCACAAATAACAGTTGCCATAGAACATTATAATAGAATTTTTAGAATGCTAGAAAAAGGCATTCCAGTTAAATTAAGTATTGATTCTCAATCTAAATATACCAATCCTGATGGCAATGAAAATAATGTAATTGCTGAAATCCCTGGAACCGATTTGAAAGATGAAGTGGTAATGTTTGGAGCACATTACGATTCTTGGCATGCTGGAACAGGAGCTACAGATAATGGTGCAGGGTCAGCAGTAATGATGGAAGCTGCTAGAATACTTATAGAAACTATAAAAGAAACTGGTATTAAACCAAGACGGACTTTACGAATTGCTCTCTGGACTGGAGAAGAACAAGGCTTACATGGATCGAGAAATTATGTTGCTCAAAATTTTGCCAATACTGGAGAATCTAGTAGAAGTATAGTGTCATTAAAACAAGCACAGAAAAAAGTATCTGGTTATTTTAATATGGATAATGGTACAGGAAAATTACGTGGTGTATATCTTCAAGGTAATCAAGCAGTATCCCCTATTTTTAGAGAATGGTTAAAACCTTTTCACGATATGGGCGCCTCTACTTTAAGTTTAAGTAATACTGGAGGAACAGATCATTTAGCCTTTGATGCTGTTGGAATTCCAGGATTCCAATTTATACAAGAGCCAATTTCTTACTCTACAAAAACACACCATTCAAACATGGATAATTTTGACCATTTAGTTGCTGATGATTTAAAGCAAGCTGCAACTATTATCGCCTATTTTATTTGGCAAACTTCGCAGCGTGACAAAAAATTACCTCGCAAGGAAGCGAATTTAAAATATAACTAA
- a CDS encoding RidA family protein — protein sequence MKRFLILCLIILSACKQNTQKTELVEPLYDYDVEERLEELKITLSPSPPPVANYVNAVKTGNLLFMAGKGPSKLDGSYITGKVGVDLTIEEGYEAARLTGIAQLSVLKHKIGDLNKVVRIVKVLGMVNADSAFTQHPEVINGFSDLMVEVFGDRAKHARAAVGMGSLPRNIAVEIEMIVEIQD from the coding sequence ATGAAACGATTTCTCATTTTATGCTTGATTATCTTATCCGCATGTAAACAAAATACACAGAAGACTGAGCTAGTAGAACCTTTATACGATTACGATGTCGAAGAACGCTTAGAAGAATTAAAAATCACCTTAAGTCCTTCTCCACCACCAGTTGCAAATTATGTAAATGCCGTAAAAACTGGCAACTTACTATTTATGGCTGGTAAAGGCCCTAGTAAATTAGATGGTAGCTATATAACAGGTAAAGTAGGAGTTGATTTAACTATCGAAGAAGGCTACGAAGCGGCTAGATTAACAGGTATTGCTCAACTTTCTGTATTAAAGCATAAAATAGGAGATCTAAACAAAGTAGTCCGTATTGTAAAGGTATTAGGTATGGTAAATGCAGATAGTGCATTTACCCAACATCCCGAAGTTATTAATGGTTTTTCTGACCTTATGGTTGAAGTATTTGGTGACCGAGCAAAACATGCACGTGCAGCTGTAGGTATGGGATCACTACCCCGAAATATAGCAGTTGAAATTGAAATGATTGTAGAAATTCAAGATTAA
- a CDS encoding HEAT repeat domain-containing protein yields MSLKQYIQNNKNDIDDQDMSFEVDALFEKRLKNEFHKPNKGKLVYLKYISIAACVGLLITLSIQSLNHKKDKTELLANLTNDSAGTRLEGVYHFDDSYKKEDDQIIQTLVKILHNDTNDNVKIATIEALFKFPDNETIRTNLLTALENEKSPLVQIKLIKSLSFLREHRAQKPLKKIIKDKQSIPIVVSNATLAMNNLKL; encoded by the coding sequence ATGAGTTTAAAACAATACATACAGAATAACAAAAACGACATAGACGATCAGGACATGTCTTTTGAAGTAGATGCTTTATTCGAAAAACGTTTAAAAAATGAGTTTCATAAACCTAACAAAGGAAAGCTCGTTTATTTAAAATACATCTCTATTGCAGCTTGTGTTGGCTTGCTAATAACATTAAGTATTCAATCTCTCAATCATAAAAAAGACAAGACAGAATTACTTGCGAATTTAACTAATGATTCAGCTGGTACTCGTTTAGAAGGCGTCTATCATTTTGATGACTCTTACAAAAAAGAGGATGACCAAATCATTCAAACTCTTGTTAAAATATTACACAACGATACTAATGACAATGTAAAAATTGCCACTATAGAAGCACTTTTTAAATTTCCAGATAATGAAACTATCAGAACCAATTTACTAACAGCTCTGGAAAATGAAAAATCACCATTGGTTCAAATTAAATTAATTAAATCTTTGAGTTTTTTAAGAGAACATCGTGCACAAAAACCTCTCAAAAAAATTATTAAAGACAAACAATCAATTCCCATAGTAGTAAGTAATGCCACTTTAGCTATGAATAATTTAAAACTTTAA